The following coding sequences lie in one Spirosoma sp. KUDC1026 genomic window:
- a CDS encoding Lrp/AsnC family transcriptional regulator, whose translation MENLDKTDLAILELLQTDAHLTIQEIGQRINLSKTPVHERIKRLERLGVIDRYVTLLDKKKTGNQLTAFCQVTLDRQTRDAFTDFDAVISQLPEVLECNRVSGMFDYLIKIVSRDMESYNRFYQEHLSVIPGALQINSFFVMSEIKNTTILPLEGR comes from the coding sequence ATGGAAAATCTTGATAAAACTGACCTCGCTATTCTGGAGCTTCTGCAGACCGATGCACACCTGACCATTCAGGAAATCGGGCAGCGGATCAATCTTTCTAAAACACCCGTTCACGAACGAATTAAGCGGCTGGAGCGACTGGGTGTAATTGATCGGTACGTAACGCTTCTCGACAAAAAAAAGACAGGGAATCAGTTAACGGCTTTCTGCCAGGTAACGCTCGATCGGCAAACCCGCGATGCCTTCACGGATTTTGATGCGGTAATCAGTCAGCTTCCCGAGGTGCTGGAGTGTAATCGCGTATCGGGCATGTTCGATTACCTGATAAAGATCGTCAGCCGCGACATGGAAAGCTACAACCGATTCTATCAGGAACATTTATCCGTCATACCGGGAGCGCTTCAGATCAACAGTTTTTTTGTGATGTCGGAGATCAAAAACACAACCATTCTGCCGCTGGAGGGGCGATAA
- a CDS encoding fasciclin domain-containing protein, with translation MFRSICSGIYRTTAVLFIATAPFLASCDKNGTTDPTPVTPPTSGTTTTPGTSTTATPGSNTTTVVASVSFIAQNTSLSLLNAAVLRAGLTDEINKANITIFAPTNEAFAAGGFADAAAINAAPVADLQRLLRNHIVNSRIDRSAIPTGVNTTYQTTLANSTISVYKASISDISVNNGKITQGDNPTTGSVVHLVSRLLTPATVNLTDLVKSNANLSFLAAAIARADAATQAAINATSSTGMTLFAPTNDAFKAAGYADVAAIQAASQSTISNLLLYHVLKFSAFSQTFQNGADVATAQGTTVRTNVANGKVTILGKGNGTSVANVTTADQVASNGVVHIIDRVLMP, from the coding sequence ATGTTTAGATCAATCTGTTCCGGTATTTACAGAACCACCGCAGTTCTGTTTATTGCAACGGCTCCGTTCCTAGCCAGCTGTGATAAAAATGGTACGACCGATCCTACCCCAGTAACTCCACCGACTTCGGGTACTACAACGACACCAGGTACCAGTACAACGGCTACACCAGGCTCAAACACGACTACTGTTGTAGCTTCAGTTTCGTTCATTGCGCAGAACACCAGCCTGAGTCTGCTGAATGCAGCCGTTCTTCGGGCTGGCCTGACGGATGAGATCAATAAGGCGAATATTACAATTTTTGCTCCTACGAACGAGGCTTTTGCAGCCGGTGGCTTCGCCGATGCGGCAGCCATTAACGCGGCCCCAGTTGCTGACCTGCAACGACTCCTGCGCAATCATATCGTAAACTCCCGCATCGACCGAAGTGCTATACCAACAGGCGTTAATACTACGTATCAGACAACCCTGGCAAACAGCACAATCTCGGTATACAAAGCCAGCATCAGCGACATCAGTGTTAACAACGGTAAGATAACACAGGGGGATAACCCGACTACAGGTAGCGTAGTCCATCTTGTCAGCCGGTTATTGACCCCTGCTACGGTGAACCTGACCGATCTGGTTAAATCGAACGCGAACCTTTCGTTCCTGGCGGCAGCCATTGCCCGGGCAGATGCGGCTACTCAGGCGGCTATCAACGCAACTTCTTCGACGGGCATGACGCTGTTCGCGCCAACAAACGATGCTTTCAAAGCAGCTGGCTATGCTGATGTAGCCGCTATTCAGGCAGCCAGTCAGTCCACGATTTCGAATCTCCTGCTTTATCATGTTCTGAAGTTCAGCGCTTTCTCGCAGACCTTCCAGAATGGGGCCGATGTCGCTACGGCGCAGGGCACGACTGTCCGGACAAACGTAGCGAATGGTAAGGTTACGATCCTGGGTAAAGGCAATGGCACCTCAGTAGCCAACGTCACCACTGCCGACCAGGTAGCCTCGAACGGGGTTGTCCACATCATCGACCGCGTGTTGATGCCATAA
- a CDS encoding HNH endonuclease has product MEEIIFESIDTEIFNIPDTKTKLNTLQNYFFPRLKHLVDSALFLAREVYKVDPFEKYSFVYRPSHRKDAKNNADFNEVYIGISGRRDRQKQLNLKRSDGKNYVFHPSYLYFKVLPIGVIFVELWPFSHYDEAYITSVKKFLSKHYDIFSTLLNAGKISFGDGNDLITVLDRLIPKRHFWLIKDDSDTKNPFWLTSSEHYFPVTNQRVIDNLVQSFLFLFPILDACYDLAEGAIPILPTHFKNLKIWLNEESTKEVENIAAEVSTLQLPDLDSYKFIRAGLWYQVLARDNWTCCSCRRSAKEHGIVLHVDHIIPRSKGGKDEFNNLQTLCLKCNIGKSNKDITDLR; this is encoded by the coding sequence GTGGAAGAAATAATTTTTGAATCAATTGATACTGAAATATTTAATATTCCCGACACAAAAACAAAACTAAATACATTACAGAACTATTTCTTTCCTAGACTTAAGCATTTAGTTGACTCCGCTTTGTTTTTAGCTAGGGAAGTTTATAAAGTGGACCCATTCGAAAAATACTCTTTTGTTTACCGGCCATCCCACCGGAAAGACGCCAAAAATAACGCAGATTTTAATGAAGTCTATATAGGTATTTCAGGGAGAAGAGATCGTCAAAAACAATTAAATTTAAAAAGATCCGACGGAAAAAACTATGTATTTCATCCTTCGTATTTATATTTTAAAGTCTTGCCGATTGGCGTCATTTTCGTAGAATTGTGGCCTTTTAGTCACTATGATGAAGCTTATATCACCAGTGTTAAAAAATTTTTATCCAAGCATTACGATATCTTTTCCACTCTACTAAACGCGGGGAAAATTTCTTTTGGAGATGGCAATGATTTAATTACAGTGCTTGATCGTCTTATTCCAAAAAGACATTTCTGGCTAATAAAAGATGATAGTGATACTAAAAATCCTTTCTGGCTTACATCTTCTGAACATTATTTTCCAGTAACGAACCAACGAGTCATCGATAATCTGGTCCAGTCCTTTCTTTTTTTATTTCCAATACTAGATGCTTGCTATGATTTAGCCGAAGGAGCCATTCCTATCTTACCAACGCACTTTAAAAACCTAAAAATTTGGCTTAACGAGGAGTCAACGAAAGAAGTTGAGAATATAGCAGCAGAAGTGTCAACACTACAACTTCCGGATCTCGATAGCTACAAATTTATACGAGCTGGCCTTTGGTATCAGGTATTAGCAAGAGACAATTGGACTTGCTGTAGTTGTAGACGTAGCGCTAAAGAACATGGTATTGTTTTGCATGTTGACCACATCATTCCTCGATCCAAAGGAGGAAAGGATGAATTCAATAATTTACAGACGTTGTGTCTAAAATGTAACATTGGAAAAAGTAATAAGGATATTACTGATTTAAGATAA
- a CDS encoding endonuclease/exonuclease/phosphatase family protein: MNSTVPPPRKRTFWLVPERVNRWLNWLIVGLLVCLSIGSLLGHLYFFELFSHFYMQYKWLAIGLVLLSAVFRLFGGEPYAPSSVQIAALMGIYLLPINGFWSVGDLSTPPHAPLGDARIVHANVLFTRDEYKTTVDLIHNQRADLYVLQEMQLHTIRLVTTKLRREFPHWFACWSKGPCWTLVGSRTPIRVDRKLAKSMRIINLTTEIRGKTLSLVTVHPRTPVLPSWFSERNEQLTEAARITRHNALPTVLIGDFNITMFSPIYKDIFLDSPADIRNKQLLHAGRRTMTQPTWPSFLPFPLLPLDHVFGNTLCIPMFMWTLDQPGSDHRAIVSDLRIRG; this comes from the coding sequence ATGAACTCGACCGTTCCGCCCCCTCGCAAACGAACATTCTGGCTAGTCCCCGAACGGGTCAACCGCTGGTTGAACTGGCTGATCGTTGGATTGCTGGTATGTTTGTCGATCGGCTCTTTATTGGGACATCTCTACTTCTTCGAGTTGTTCAGCCACTTTTATATGCAATACAAGTGGCTGGCAATAGGGCTTGTTCTTCTAAGCGCTGTATTCAGGCTTTTCGGTGGTGAACCTTATGCACCTTCCTCAGTCCAGATAGCCGCGTTAATGGGTATTTACCTTCTTCCTATTAATGGTTTCTGGTCAGTAGGCGATTTATCAACCCCACCGCACGCACCGCTGGGCGACGCCCGAATAGTTCACGCTAATGTGCTATTCACCCGCGACGAGTACAAGACAACCGTTGATTTGATCCATAACCAGCGAGCTGATCTGTACGTACTCCAGGAAATGCAGCTGCATACCATTCGACTTGTTACGACAAAGCTACGGCGGGAGTTTCCTCACTGGTTTGCCTGCTGGTCGAAAGGTCCCTGCTGGACGCTGGTGGGCAGCAGGACACCAATTCGTGTCGACCGGAAGCTGGCAAAATCGATGCGTATCATCAACCTGACGACCGAAATACGTGGCAAAACACTATCGCTGGTGACGGTTCATCCGCGTACGCCGGTGCTACCGTCTTGGTTCAGCGAGCGAAATGAGCAGCTCACCGAAGCCGCCCGGATTACCCGGCATAACGCGCTACCAACCGTACTCATTGGCGACTTCAACATCACCATGTTTTCGCCAATCTACAAGGATATTTTTCTGGATTCGCCCGCCGACATACGTAACAAGCAACTCCTACACGCCGGCCGCCGGACAATGACTCAGCCGACCTGGCCCAGTTTTCTGCCATTTCCACTCCTGCCGCTCGATCACGTATTTGGTAACACGCTATGCATACCCATGTTTATGTGGACACTCGATCAGCCGGGCTCCGACCATCGGGCCATTGTTTCGGATCTGCGCATTCGAGGGTGA